A region of Arabidopsis thaliana chromosome 5, partial sequence DNA encodes the following proteins:
- the HINT3 gene encoding histidine triad nucleotide-binding 3 translates to MEARRLAILCSHLNPPGPNPTRDPTLRVSDCSSGSSGDGKVESSTLQNDCVFCKIIRGESPCLKLYEDDMCLCILDTNPLSHGHSLIIPKLHYPTLEETPPSVVAAMCSKVPLISNAIVKATGSDSFNLLVNNGAAAGQVIFHVSTY, encoded by the exons ATGGAAGCTAGAAGACTCGCGATCCTCTGTTCTCACCTGAACCCACCTGGTCCGAACCCGACCCGAGACCCGACTCTCAGGGTCTCCGATTGTAGCTCTGGTTCTTCCGGCGACGGGAAAGTGGAATCATCTACTCTCCAAAACGACTGCGTTTTCTGCAAGATTATCCGTGGCGAGTCTCCATGTCTCAAG TTGTACGAGGATGATATGTGTTTGTGTATTCTGGATACTAATCCACTAAGTCATGG GCACTCTCTTATCATTCCAAAGTTACATTATCCAACCTTAGAGGAAACTCCTCCCTCA GTTGTTGCTGCCATGTGTTCTAAAGTGCCTCTTATCAGTAACGCCATCGTGAAAGCTACCGGGAGTG actCATTTAACTTATTGGTTAACAACGGCGCAGCAGCTGGACAAGTCATATTTCACGTTAGCACATACTGA
- the HINT3 gene encoding histidine triad nucleotide-binding 3 (histidine triad nucleotide-binding 3 (HINT3); CONTAINS InterPro DOMAIN/s: Histidine triad-like motif (InterPro:IPR011146), Histidine triad (HIT) protein (InterPro:IPR001310), Histidine triad, conserved site (InterPro:IPR019808), Histidine triad motif (InterPro:IPR011151); BEST Arabidopsis thaliana protein match is: HISTIDINE TRIAD NUCLEOTIDE-BINDING 2 (TAIR:AT1G31160.1); Has 35333 Blast hits to 34131 proteins in 2444 species: Archae - 798; Bacteria - 22429; Metazoa - 974; Fungi - 991; Plants - 531; Viruses - 0; Other Eukaryotes - 9610 (source: NCBI BLink).) codes for MEARRLAILCSHLNPPGPNPTRDPTLRVSDCSSGSSGDGKVESSTLQNDCVFCKIIRGESPCLKLYEDDMCLCILDTNPLSHGHSLIIPKLHYPTLEETPPSVVAAMCSKVPLISNAIVKATGSDSFNLLVNNGAAAGQVIFHTHIHIIPRKERDCLWASESLRRHSLKLDKEASQLVSCVRRHLCSLPEEQLVQPS; via the exons ATGGAAGCTAGAAGACTCGCGATCCTCTGTTCTCACCTGAACCCACCTGGTCCGAACCCGACCCGAGACCCGACTCTCAGGGTCTCCGATTGTAGCTCTGGTTCTTCCGGCGACGGGAAAGTGGAATCATCTACTCTCCAAAACGACTGCGTTTTCTGCAAGATTATCCGTGGCGAGTCTCCATGTCTCAAG TTGTACGAGGATGATATGTGTTTGTGTATTCTGGATACTAATCCACTAAGTCATGG GCACTCTCTTATCATTCCAAAGTTACATTATCCAACCTTAGAGGAAACTCCTCCCTCA GTTGTTGCTGCCATGTGTTCTAAAGTGCCTCTTATCAGTAACGCCATCGTGAAAGCTACCGGGAGTG actCATTTAACTTATTGGTTAACAACGGCGCAGCAGCTGGACAAGTCATATTTCAC ACACACATTCACATAATCCCGCGTAAGGAACGTGACTGCTTATGGGCTTCCGAG AGCTTACGGAGACACTCTCTGAAACTTGACAAGGAAGCATCTCAACTGGTATCGTGTGTTCGACGACACTTGTGCAGCCTTCCTGAAGAACAACTGGTTCAACCCTCGTAA
- the HINT3 gene encoding histidine triad nucleotide-binding 3 translates to MEARRLAILCSHLNPPGPNPTRDPTLRVSDCSSGSSGDGKVESSTLQNDCVFCKIIRGESPCLKLYEDDMCLCILDTNPLSHGHSLIIPKLHYPTLEETPPSVVAAMCSKVPLISNAIVKATGSGMFDHFSFLHPFLI, encoded by the exons ATGGAAGCTAGAAGACTCGCGATCCTCTGTTCTCACCTGAACCCACCTGGTCCGAACCCGACCCGAGACCCGACTCTCAGGGTCTCCGATTGTAGCTCTGGTTCTTCCGGCGACGGGAAAGTGGAATCATCTACTCTCCAAAACGACTGCGTTTTCTGCAAGATTATCCGTGGCGAGTCTCCATGTCTCAAG TTGTACGAGGATGATATGTGTTTGTGTATTCTGGATACTAATCCACTAAGTCATGG GCACTCTCTTATCATTCCAAAGTTACATTATCCAACCTTAGAGGAAACTCCTCCCTCA GTTGTTGCTGCCATGTGTTCTAAAGTGCCTCTTATCAGTAACGCCATCGTGAAAGCTACCGGGAGTGGTATGTTCGATCACTTCTCATTTCTCCATCCATTTCTTATATGA